One genomic segment of Hordeum vulgare subsp. vulgare chromosome 2H, MorexV3_pseudomolecules_assembly, whole genome shotgun sequence includes these proteins:
- the LOC123431101 gene encoding 2-alkenal reductase (NADP(+)-dependent)-like: MRGREDDMSLVNGGAVPLRVPEAAAGPAVLVKNLYLSCDPYMRGRMRDFHGSYIPPFKPGSVIEGLGVARVVDSTHPGFVAGDIVSGMTGWEEYSLIDKPEQLNKIQQSDIPLSYHLGLLGMPGFTTYVGFYEICSPKKGEFVFVSAASGAVGQIVGQLAKLHGCYVVGSAGTNEKRKTGCTLNCKCKDCRNPFGAREAGVSNASPGETTPPSSTGTKPDRCHYKVNRCKKAGLLLCEAQGQVHLILQVPRV, translated from the exons ATGAGGGGGAGGGAGGACGACATGTCGCTCGTCAACGGCGGCGCCGTGCCGCTGCGCGTCCCCGAGGCCGCCGCCGGCCCGGCCGTGCTGGTGAAGAACCTCTACCTCTCCTGCGACCCCTACATGCGCGGCCGGATGCGGGACTTCCACGGCTCCTACATCCCCCCGTTCAAGCCCGGATCT GTTATAGAAGGGTTGGGCGTGGCAAGAGTGGTGGACTCCACTCATCCGGGGTTCGTCGCCGGCGACATTGTTTCGGGAATGACTGGCTGGGAGGAATACAGCCTGATTGACAAGCCTGAACAGctgaacaagattcagcaaagcgacatacCACTCTCCTACCATCTGGGGCTTCTCG GCATGCCTGGTTTTACAACTTACGTTGGATTCTATGAAATCTGCTCACCGAAGAAAGGAGAGTTTGTCTTTGTTTCTGCTGCATCTGGAGCAGTTGGTCAGATTGTCGGTCAACTTGCAAAGCTCCATGGCTGCTATGTTGTCGGAAGTGCTGGAACAAATGAGAAA CGTAAGACTGGGTGCACCTTAAACTGCAAGTGCAAGGATTGCCGTAATCCCTTTGGGGCCAGAGAGG CTGGTGTGTCCAACGCTAGTCCAGGAGAAACCACACCACCATCAAGCACTGGAACGAAACCCGACCGATGCCATTACAAGGTAAACAGATGCAAAAAAGCGGGGCTGTTACTGTGTGAAG CACAAGGTCAGGTGCACCTCATATTGCAAGTGCCTAGGGTGTGA
- the LOC123431100 gene encoding SKP1-like protein 1, whose product MAAAEGEKKITLKSSDGEEFDVDKTVAMESVTLRHMIEDECADNAIPLPNVNSKILSRVIEYCKQHVQARPKPADSAAADASSSSSPAAAPAPTVDMKNWDAEFIKVDQATLYDLILAANYLDIKGLLDLTCQTVADMIKGKTPEEIRKTFNIENDFTPEEEAEIRKENQWAFE is encoded by the coding sequence ATGGCGGCCGCGGAGGGCGAGAAGAAGATCACGCTCAAGAGCTCAGATGGCGAGGAGTTCGACGTGGACAAGACGGTCGCCATGGAGTCGGTGACCCTCCGCCACATGATCGAGGACGAGTGCGCCGACAACGCCATCCCGCTCCCCAACGTCAACTCGAAGATCCTCTCCAGGGTCATCGAATACTGCAAACAGCACGTGCAGGCCAGACCAAAGCCGGCcgactccgccgccgccgacgcctcctcctcctcttccccagcCGCGGCGCCAGCCCCCACCGTGGACATGAAGAACTGGGACGCCGAGTTCATCAAGGTCGACCAGGCCACCCTCTACGACCTTATCCTGGCTGCAAATTATCTTGACATCAAGGGACTACTGGACCTCACTTGCCAGACTGTCGCCGACATGATCAAGGGCAAGACTCCCGAGGAGATCCGCAAGACCTTCAACATTGAGAATGACTTCAcaccggaggaggaggccgagattCGCAAGGAGAACCAGTGGGCTTTTGAGTAG